The following nucleotide sequence is from Gordonia jinghuaiqii.
TGGGCCTTCCGGTGCGGTTCCACGCCAATGACGGCCTGCTGGGAAGCGGCTCGGACCCCATCGGGCGGATTCTGCTGACCGCGCCGACCCACGCGCCCATCAAGCAGCGCAGTGGCGACGACGACCTGCTCATCGTTCCCGCCCGCGTGGGCGCCATCTTCGTCGGCTGGGTGGTGGTCACGGTTCCCCGTGAGATCAGCGACGGCCAGGTCGCGCTGAACACCACCATCGCGGTGGCCCGGCTCGTGGCGCTCGCGGTGGTGAGTCGCAAACGTCCGGCGTCCTCCGACCGTGCCGTCCGCCAGGAGGTCATGGGCCAGTTGCTCTCGCGCGGACGCGCTTCCGGCTCCGGCGGGGGAGACGACCCGATGCGACGTCTCGAGAGTGCGGGCACGCTCAGCGCTCTTCAGGATCTCGGCTTCCGCCCGGGAGAGGCGGTGCGGGGTTCGGTCGTCGACCGCGTCGCCGACAACGACCGGGATGCTCGCCGGCCCGGCTTCGACGCCGTGATCGAGGCCCTTCACCGCAGCGCGGCGCCCTATGCCTTCCTGACGACCGAGACCACGCTGACGGTCATGACCCAGATGCCGATCGAGGATCTGGTCGCCGTCCTCGGCGGAGTGGACGGCTACGCGGTCGGTATCGGGGCCGAGGTACCCGGCGTGGTGGACCTGCGCCGATCGGTGGAGCAGGCGCGCAGCGCCCTCGACATGAGTGTCCCGGTGGCAGGTTCGCCCGCCCGGTCGCGTTGCGTCGTGTTCGACGATGTCCCGTTGTCCGCGTGGATGATCCATCACCACTCGGGCGCGAAGGAACGTGCCGCCCGCGAGCTGTCCACCCTGCGCGAACACCCGGCGGTGTTCGAGACCGTCGTGGTCTGGTTCGAGGTCGGCATGGACGTGACGCGGTGTGCCGAAAGATTGTTCATACATGCCAATTCCGTCCGCTATCGGCTCAACAAGGCAGAGGAGTACTTGCACGCATCGCTTCACGACCCAGCCGTCATCGCCGACCTGTATCTGGCGATGCGGGTTTGTGGAGATCTCTGACGAGGCGCGGACCTCCGGTCGGTGTGGGACGCGTCGCATCCCACACCGACCGGGTCACCCGGCGGCCGGTTCGGCTACCTTCGATGCCGCCGCCTCGACGGCATCAGATTCAATCGGACGGTAGTACCGGCCCTTGGTCGCGATCGCCATGATCGGGACTATGACGAACGCGATGGCACCGGAGATGAACGGCGCCCAGGTCATTCCGGCGGGCCCGGCGATCCCGAAGGCCAGCGGCACCGCCACCAGCAGCGCGACACCGACCGCGGTGAGGCCGACAGGATTGAAGGCGGGTAGTTCGTGCTTCTCATACGGCGACGAATCGTCGGTCAGCTTGAGCACCTTGCGCACGAAGACCATGTGACCGACGACGGCCATGACCCACGCGATGATGAACACCGCCTCGAAGGTGAGGACCTGATTCAGCCGAGAGTAGATGTCGCCGAACATCAACGCGGTACCCAGCACGGTGGTGAGCACGACCCACCAGTGACGGCCGGGTGAGAAGTGGAACAGTCGCTGGAACAGCGTCGAATAGACGATGGACCCCGAGTAGATGTTGGTGACGTTGATCCGGATCTGGGTGATGATCACGAACAGCACACCCCAGACGCCCATGATCATGGTCAGGTAGAGACCGGGGTCGGATTGTCCGAAGCGCAGTGTCAGCCATCCGCCCAGAATCGTGCATCCACCGAAAGTCAGCGCCTGCGCCAGGAATCCGATCAGGAAGGCCCCGGAGTTCTTGCGCTTGGGCGGGATGAATCGGCCGAGGTCGGCGGAGATCGTCACCTGCGAGACGACCGCG
It contains:
- a CDS encoding PucR family transcriptional regulator, with product MTNPAAMPYGRSPTLTRLLAESDLELRLLSGRPERVDRVMAGIHLTEVLDVDKWLAEGWVMMTTGVLLQRDPQAQRMLIRTLDSIDATGLGYCVDIVTRHVPAALLDEARRLNFPLFAMPLHIKARDVATRANRMILANDDTLFQQAQSTQDLFFENFDIGTAPEWLPERQLVSNLSAFLGLPVRFHANDGLLGSGSDPIGRILLTAPTHAPIKQRSGDDDLLIVPARVGAIFVGWVVVTVPREISDGQVALNTTIAVARLVALAVVSRKRPASSDRAVRQEVMGQLLSRGRASGSGGGDDPMRRLESAGTLSALQDLGFRPGEAVRGSVVDRVADNDRDARRPGFDAVIEALHRSAAPYAFLTTETTLTVMTQMPIEDLVAVLGGVDGYAVGIGAEVPGVVDLRRSVEQARSALDMSVPVAGSPARSRCVVFDDVPLSAWMIHHHSGAKERAARELSTLREHPAVFETVVVWFEVGMDVTRCAERLFIHANSVRYRLNKAEEYLHASLHDPAVIADLYLAMRVCGDL
- a CDS encoding purine-cytosine permease family protein — protein: MSTTMPETGHTADPTDWGENREDYAQDRVPLEYRTWSTVSLFGVMFGITTAMFFLSWGGTLVYTFGTKNLVIGMTIASLVIGGLAFFWCRRASETGLSADLLSRSSGFGYLGSAVTSLIYTLTFLMFFAFEGAIMANAIHAQWPSIPKWSIYLVSGLIFIPLTWFGMRVMNILMWVTLPIYAAFLGFTIYKATQTDSTVDFWSYGGDGSFNGAAGPALIQVLAAALAVVSQVTISADLGRFIPPKRKNSGAFLIGFLAQALTFGGCTILGGWLTLRFGQSDPGLYLTMIMGVWGVLFVIITQIRINVTNIYSGSIVYSTLFQRLFHFSPGRHWWVVLTTVLGTALMFGDIYSRLNQVLTFEAVFIIAWVMAVVGHMVFVRKVLKLTDDSSPYEKHELPAFNPVGLTAVGVALLVAVPLAFGIAGPAGMTWAPFISGAIAFVIVPIMAIATKGRYYRPIESDAVEAAASKVAEPAAG